A region of Maridesulfovibrio sp. DNA encodes the following proteins:
- a CDS encoding HD domain-containing protein, with protein sequence MPIIRKSLLQLIFSGSFMKRWNDKLRPMELVEVDKQAHKMIAAWILFILNRENLEPRDRIKLGDEIVEGGIFEYLFRMVITDIKPPVFYRIKENPEHYRKLSEWVLKQLRPRLMPLGLEFWERLTEYHLSPDEGSLARQILDASHMYASYSEFKLLKHLNQMDDELVGIEQNFVDRLESCSVLNGVNELLHSEATPLGRFADLCGRLRFQTRWSQTPRIPETSVLGHVFIVATFAWFFSLEKGACPARRQNNFFTGLFHDIPELLTRDIISPVKKSDPTIGELIREYEDQEMERRIMAPLKENGYSIVADRLGYFLGVETGSEFDAAAIVGGFAKKISTEELDARYNDDSYDPKDGELLKLCDHLAAFMEAYNAMQNGITSPHLHQAYWRISQSYMETPVVAGIHVGPLLADFE encoded by the coding sequence ATGCCTATTATTCGCAAAAGCCTGCTGCAGTTGATTTTTTCCGGTTCGTTCATGAAAAGGTGGAATGACAAACTCCGCCCCATGGAACTGGTGGAGGTGGACAAACAAGCCCACAAAATGATTGCCGCCTGGATTCTTTTTATTCTGAACCGGGAAAATCTGGAACCACGTGATAGAATCAAGCTGGGTGACGAAATCGTTGAAGGCGGAATATTCGAATACCTCTTCCGCATGGTCATTACCGATATCAAACCTCCCGTGTTTTACCGCATTAAGGAAAACCCTGAACACTACCGCAAACTTTCGGAGTGGGTGCTCAAGCAGCTCCGCCCACGACTAATGCCTCTGGGTCTGGAATTCTGGGAGCGGCTTACAGAATACCACCTAAGCCCTGACGAGGGTTCTCTTGCCCGGCAGATACTCGATGCATCACACATGTATGCCAGCTACTCGGAATTTAAACTGCTCAAGCATCTCAACCAGATGGATGATGAACTGGTCGGGATCGAACAAAATTTTGTAGACCGTCTGGAAAGCTGCTCCGTTCTGAACGGAGTCAACGAGCTGCTGCACTCGGAAGCAACCCCTCTGGGACGTTTCGCCGACTTATGCGGTCGTTTGCGTTTTCAAACCCGCTGGTCCCAGACCCCGCGAATCCCGGAAACATCAGTGCTGGGCCATGTGTTTATCGTAGCCACCTTCGCGTGGTTCTTCAGTCTTGAGAAAGGAGCCTGTCCGGCTAGAAGGCAAAACAATTTTTTTACCGGACTGTTCCACGACATCCCCGAACTGCTTACCCGCGACATAATTTCCCCGGTCAAAAAATCAGATCCCACCATAGGTGAGCTTATCCGCGAATACGAAGATCAGGAAATGGAAAGGCGAATCATGGCTCCGCTTAAGGAGAACGGATATTCCATCGTCGCAGACAGGCTGGGGTATTTTCTGGGGGTTGAAACAGGTTCGGAATTCGATGCCGCAGCCATAGTCGGAGGATTTGCCAAAAAAATATCCACAGAGGAGCTGGATGCCCGGTACAATGACGATTCATACGACCCCAAAGACGGAGAACTGCTTAAACTATGTGATCATCTGGCCGCTTTCATGGAAGCGTACAACGCCATGCAGAACGGCATAACTTCCCCGCACCTGCATCAGGCATACTGGCGTATAAGCCAGAGCTATATGGAAACCCCGGTCGTAGCCGGAATACATGTCGGGCCTCTGCTGGCGGACTTTGAATAA
- a CDS encoding CBS domain-containing protein, which translates to MLLRKRAWDIMNEDFSTIEDSASLAEAIRALRDSMKEAPDNHVVVVKKKNGSLRGVVSIWTMLKAVEEMVLKDEDLSLTEEADWDRAFKRAGTACCSTALDEHIEEDVAILKPTDPMLVVLEIFRKKKRSWALVQEGGNIIGVVLLSDVYREITRDLVQQF; encoded by the coding sequence ATGCTGCTGAGAAAAAGAGCATGGGATATAATGAATGAAGATTTTTCCACCATTGAAGACTCTGCAAGCCTCGCCGAGGCTATACGCGCACTGCGCGACAGCATGAAGGAAGCTCCCGACAATCACGTTGTGGTGGTAAAAAAGAAAAACGGCTCCCTGCGCGGAGTGGTATCCATCTGGACAATGCTAAAGGCAGTCGAAGAAATGGTGCTAAAGGATGAAGACCTGAGCCTGACCGAAGAAGCGGACTGGGACCGTGCTTTCAAACGGGCCGGAACCGCCTGCTGTTCCACTGCTCTTGATGAGCACATCGAGGAAGACGTCGCGATCCTCAAACCTACGGACCCAATGCTGGTTGTACTGGAAATTTTCCGCAAAAAGAAAAGATCATGGGCTCTGGTTCAGGAAGGCGGAAACATCATCGGAGTGGTGCTTTTAAGTGATGTCTACCGCGAAATTACCCGAGATCTTGTTCAGCAGTTTTAA
- a CDS encoding HD domain-containing phosphohydrolase, with amino-acid sequence MHAKGRMDVPEGLNEEYYQISSDILQSFNKFRPPLDIFMFKEDVARIAPYYKVGGRLSKEQIEQLAGMVKEGIIFVSRKDHPVYVKHISYQLDLVLVDRNLKESEIADIFIEALTMRMSEFLDQPVAVVMDKLWTDLMVLTEYLWNDPYRIKALAKRLHREHTLSQHSVNCGVLALSIFIRMKGKNFTDGDISRTHFDRLTAGFFLHDLGMSKIPLFIREKPKPLTTDERQKVDKHPMLGYEMLSKLDLKYKEIEACVIEHHERLNGKGYPQKKSGREITQLGRIIAAVDSYCAMICKRPFAEAVDPLQAAAAISQDKGYDPEVTKNIQAWALTLKKK; translated from the coding sequence ATGCATGCAAAAGGTAGAATGGATGTTCCCGAAGGTCTGAACGAAGAGTATTATCAGATCAGTTCTGATATCCTTCAGAGTTTCAATAAGTTCAGACCCCCACTGGATATTTTCATGTTCAAAGAGGACGTTGCCCGTATTGCTCCATATTACAAGGTGGGAGGCAGGCTGAGCAAGGAACAGATTGAGCAATTGGCCGGGATGGTCAAGGAAGGCATCATTTTTGTGTCCCGCAAGGATCATCCGGTATACGTGAAGCACATCTCTTATCAGTTGGACCTTGTGCTGGTTGACCGCAACCTCAAGGAAAGCGAGATAGCGGATATTTTCATAGAAGCCCTGACCATGCGTATGAGCGAGTTTCTGGACCAGCCTGTTGCAGTAGTCATGGACAAGCTCTGGACCGACCTGATGGTTTTGACTGAATATCTATGGAACGATCCTTACCGTATCAAAGCGCTGGCCAAAAGGTTGCACAGGGAGCATACCCTTTCTCAGCACAGCGTGAATTGCGGTGTGCTCGCCTTATCAATTTTTATCCGTATGAAAGGCAAGAACTTTACCGACGGGGATATCAGCCGTACCCATTTTGATCGGCTGACAGCAGGTTTTTTTCTGCATGATCTGGGGATGAGCAAGATTCCCCTGTTTATCCGCGAAAAGCCCAAGCCGCTGACCACTGATGAGCGTCAGAAAGTGGATAAGCATCCCATGCTGGGATATGAAATGCTCAGCAAGCTGGACCTCAAATACAAAGAGATTGAGGCCTGTGTCATTGAGCATCATGAAAGATTGAACGGCAAGGGATATCCCCAGAAAAAATCAGGCCGGGAGATTACCCAGTTGGGTCGGATCATTGCCGCTGTTGATTCATACTGTGCCATGATCTGCAAGCGTCCTTTTGCAGAAGCCGTGGACCCTCTTCAGGCTGCTGCGGCTATTTCTCAGGATAAAGGTTACGACCCGGAAGTGACAAAGAATATTCAGGCTTGGGCGCTTACTTTGAAGAAAAAATAG
- the mraZ gene encoding division/cell wall cluster transcriptional repressor MraZ: MKFRGHAHRSMDAKGRLMLTPEYRDQVYSDSPEGCVTLTIFEGNIVGFTPPDWTVLEEKLTSIKSPSRKLRNFIRIIISGSEEVYLDKQGRITIPSYLRKSGKLDKEVVLAGVGDRFEIWDKREYEALLEQDFDDVSDELAECGVELPF, from the coding sequence ATGAAGTTTAGAGGTCACGCACATAGAAGCATGGATGCCAAAGGCAGACTTATGCTTACGCCGGAGTACCGGGATCAGGTTTATTCTGATTCCCCGGAAGGCTGCGTGACATTGACTATTTTCGAAGGAAACATAGTCGGCTTCACACCACCGGACTGGACGGTACTTGAAGAGAAACTTACCAGTATCAAAAGCCCCAGCCGGAAACTCAGGAATTTCATCCGTATAATCATTTCAGGTTCCGAAGAAGTCTACCTTGATAAACAAGGCAGAATCACCATCCCTTCCTATTTGCGGAAAAGCGGCAAGCTGGACAAGGAAGTAGTCCTTGCCGGAGTCGGCGACAGATTTGAGATCTGGGACAAGCGGGAATACGAAGCCCTGCTTGAACAGGATTTTGATGATGTTTCCGATGAATTGGCTGAATGCGGAGTTGAACTCCCGTTCTAG
- the rsmH gene encoding 16S rRNA (cytosine(1402)-N(4))-methyltransferase RsmH, producing MESKKLKPEQVHTSVLLNEVIEWLAPKPGGRYLDGTLGMAGHSSAILKAAGEGAELAGLDRDEQALELAGERLAPFGKNAHRFHLAFSKFEAALNELGWDTVDGVVLDLGVSSLHLDHAERGFSFIKDGPLDMRMDPAGGMPPASSIVNKGSYSDLNRILKLYGEEPLASKITKAIIAAREEEKITTTLQLASIVEKAYPAKRRALSRTHPATKTFQGLRIAVNSELEELQTFLDRIPERLSPGARVAIISFHSLEDRIVKKTFKAKSQGCDCPPMQPMCTCGKVRKLKVLTRKPVLPTEEEMKVNTRSRSAKLRVAERIGEDG from the coding sequence ATGGAAAGCAAGAAATTAAAGCCTGAACAGGTCCACACTTCCGTTCTGCTGAATGAAGTCATTGAATGGCTGGCTCCCAAACCCGGAGGCCGCTACCTTGATGGAACTCTCGGCATGGCCGGGCACTCCAGTGCAATACTCAAAGCAGCCGGCGAAGGTGCCGAACTGGCCGGGCTGGACCGCGACGAGCAGGCCCTTGAACTGGCCGGGGAACGGTTGGCCCCGTTCGGAAAAAACGCGCACAGGTTCCACCTTGCTTTCAGTAAGTTTGAAGCGGCCCTCAATGAACTGGGCTGGGATACTGTTGACGGTGTTGTTCTCGACCTCGGAGTATCCTCCCTGCATCTGGACCACGCCGAGCGTGGATTCAGTTTTATCAAGGACGGTCCGCTGGATATGCGCATGGACCCGGCAGGCGGCATGCCTCCGGCCTCTTCCATTGTAAACAAAGGTTCGTATTCCGACCTGAACAGAATCCTGAAGCTTTACGGCGAAGAACCTTTGGCCTCCAAGATCACCAAGGCGATCATTGCGGCCCGGGAAGAAGAAAAAATTACCACCACCCTGCAACTGGCCTCAATTGTGGAAAAAGCATACCCGGCCAAACGCAGGGCGCTGTCCCGGACTCATCCGGCGACTAAAACCTTTCAGGGCCTCCGTATTGCCGTGAATTCCGAACTTGAAGAGTTACAGACTTTTCTTGACCGGATTCCGGAAAGACTCAGTCCCGGAGCCAGGGTCGCGATCATATCCTTCCATTCACTGGAAGACCGTATCGTGAAAAAGACCTTCAAGGCCAAGTCGCAAGGCTGTGACTGTCCGCCCATGCAGCCCATGTGCACCTGCGGGAAGGTCAGGAAGTTGAAAGTACTGACCAGAAAGCCGGTCCTTCCCACTGAGGAAGAGATGAAAGTAAACACCCGCAGCCGCAGCGCGAAACTCCGCGTAGCCGAAAGGATAGGGGAGGACGGGTAA
- a CDS encoding penicillin-binding transpeptidase domain-containing protein, which translates to MAKRKKESLKASRTKLLFVMFLFALVWTGLLGRAAWLQLFKGADLSRMVSRQHLAAELERGERGSIYDRNGNLLATSVEASSVYIRPVKVTDVGGTAYKLSKILGISQEKLRKKLSRKSNFIWIKRQINDRVAQKIKQADLPGVYLTTEYVRLYPNNYLAGQLLGFSGIDGKGLEGLEKEFNDRLAGRKAQFVVQRDASGRRLYLDAMGREMDVRGKDIHLTIDSHLQSVTENALAEAVKKYNGKWGSAIVVEVASGDILAIANCPRFNPNIFRTSSPNIWRNRAALDVVEPGSTFKPFLMAAALEHKVVTPEKLFDCENGRWKINGKYIKDTHKEGWLPVHKILRYSSNIGCAKIGLELGVQNYHKFINDLGFGHKTGLPIPGDRKGLIRPAAKWNEIDLAAGSFGQGIGVTTVQMAKAYLTIANKGVEKPLRLVQFPRSEQEEAPRRIFSAEVAEKVLSMMREVVQDDGTGSKARISGTTVAGKTGTAQKAHKGGYGTEFIASFVALVPGYNPDYIVYMMVDDPKPNHYGSTVVAPAVKKIMTQTLAYYGKLPEHRNPTPVIAAGENYTAMPKKALRATPVKITVSGDNVPDLKGMPIRRAIEILVQKGFVPKLKGQGMTVTKQLPAAGNKWPEDKKAEMVLWVS; encoded by the coding sequence ATGGCTAAAAGGAAAAAAGAAAGCCTGAAGGCGAGCAGAACAAAGCTGCTCTTCGTCATGTTCCTTTTCGCCCTTGTATGGACAGGACTTCTGGGCAGGGCAGCATGGCTGCAACTTTTCAAAGGGGCAGACCTGTCGCGCATGGTTTCCCGTCAGCACCTTGCAGCGGAACTGGAACGCGGCGAACGCGGGTCCATTTATGACCGTAACGGCAATCTACTGGCAACCAGTGTAGAAGCTTCATCCGTGTACATTCGCCCGGTCAAGGTTACCGATGTTGGCGGCACGGCTTACAAACTTTCAAAAATTCTCGGCATCTCACAGGAGAAGCTGAGAAAAAAATTGTCCCGCAAGTCGAATTTCATCTGGATCAAACGGCAGATCAATGACCGTGTTGCCCAGAAGATCAAGCAGGCTGATCTGCCCGGCGTATATCTGACTACAGAATACGTCAGGCTTTATCCCAACAACTACCTTGCAGGGCAACTGCTCGGTTTTTCCGGGATAGACGGTAAAGGGCTCGAAGGGCTTGAAAAGGAATTCAACGACCGTCTTGCAGGGCGCAAGGCACAATTTGTTGTGCAGCGCGACGCTTCAGGCCGCAGGCTCTACCTTGATGCCATGGGCCGGGAAATGGACGTGCGCGGCAAGGACATCCACCTGACCATTGATTCTCACCTGCAGTCGGTAACAGAAAATGCTCTGGCCGAGGCGGTAAAAAAATACAACGGCAAGTGGGGCTCAGCTATAGTTGTTGAAGTTGCCAGCGGCGATATTCTGGCTATTGCCAACTGCCCTCGCTTCAACCCAAATATTTTCCGCACCAGTTCTCCCAACATATGGAGGAACCGTGCGGCTCTCGACGTTGTCGAGCCGGGATCAACTTTCAAGCCATTTCTCATGGCTGCAGCTCTTGAGCACAAGGTTGTAACCCCCGAAAAGCTCTTTGACTGTGAAAACGGACGCTGGAAGATCAATGGCAAGTACATCAAGGACACCCACAAGGAAGGCTGGCTTCCGGTGCACAAAATACTTCGCTATTCTAGCAACATCGGCTGTGCGAAGATCGGTCTTGAGCTGGGCGTGCAGAACTATCATAAGTTCATCAACGACCTCGGCTTCGGACACAAAACCGGACTGCCTATTCCCGGCGACCGCAAAGGACTGATCCGTCCTGCTGCCAAGTGGAATGAAATTGACCTGGCTGCAGGATCGTTCGGACAGGGTATCGGTGTAACCACCGTGCAGATGGCAAAAGCCTACCTGACTATTGCCAACAAAGGAGTTGAGAAACCGCTCCGCCTGGTACAATTCCCCCGCTCCGAGCAGGAAGAAGCACCCAGGCGGATATTCAGTGCGGAAGTGGCTGAAAAAGTACTCTCCATGATGCGCGAGGTTGTGCAGGACGACGGTACCGGCAGTAAAGCCCGTATCAGCGGAACCACTGTAGCGGGCAAGACCGGGACCGCCCAGAAAGCACATAAGGGCGGCTACGGCACCGAGTTTATTGCCTCTTTCGTAGCACTGGTTCCCGGCTACAACCCGGATTACATCGTCTACATGATGGTGGATGATCCCAAGCCGAACCATTACGGAAGCACCGTTGTTGCCCCGGCGGTTAAAAAGATCATGACCCAGACCCTTGCCTATTACGGCAAGCTGCCGGAACACCGTAATCCGACCCCGGTCATTGCTGCGGGAGAGAATTACACAGCAATGCCCAAAAAGGCATTGCGGGCCACCCCGGTTAAAATAACCGTTTCCGGGGACAATGTTCCTGATTTAAAAGGAATGCCCATTCGCAGGGCAATTGAAATATTAGTCCAGAAAGGCTTCGTCCCCAAACTTAAAGGTCAGGGGATGACCGTAACCAAACAGCTTCCAGCCGCAGGCAACAAATGGCCTGAGGACAAAAAAGCTGAAATGGTTTTATGGGTTTCTTAG